The following nucleotide sequence is from Streptomyces leeuwenhoekii.
CGCCGCCGGCACCGACGTCCTCGTCAACAACGCCGGGCTGCAACTGGTGCGACCGCTGGAGGACTTTCCCCCCGACGTCTTCCACACGGTCCTCACCGTGATGCTGGAGGCGCCGTTCCGGCTGATCCGCGGGGCCCTGCCCCACATGTACGGGCAGGGCTGGGGCCGCATCGTCAACGTGTCCTCCGTCCACGGACTGCGCGCCTCGCCCTACAAGGCGGCCTACGTGGCCGCCAAGCACGGGCTGGAAGGGCTGTCCAAGACCGCGGCCCTCGAGGGAGCCGCCCACGGAGTCACGTCGAACTGCGTGAACCCGGGCTACGTCCGCACCCCGCTGGTCGAGAAACAGCTCATCGACCAGTCGCGGGCGCACGGCCTGCCCGAGGACCGGGTCCTGACCGACGTGCTGCTGCGCGACAGCGCTGTCAAGCGGCTCATCGAGCCGGAGGAGGTCGCCGAGGCCGTGGCGTACCTGTGCGGCCCGCAGGCGTCCTTCATGACCGGCGCCTCGCTCGTCCTGGACGGCGGCTGGACGGCGCACTGAACCCGGTGCGGCACCGGCCCCGGCCCGGGGGCCGCCGAGTTTTCCACAGGGCTGCCGCGGCGGCCCGCCGATGGGGAATCCTGTGACCATGTCCCGCGATCACGTGCAGTCCACCGAGCGCCCCGCCACCGCCGCCGGGGCGCCGGTCGGCG
It contains:
- a CDS encoding 3-hydroxybutyrate dehydrogenase translates to MTSPSALPGPQAPALDLGGRTALVTGAAGGIGRACTLRLAAAGAKVRAVDRDAVGLEELAGHAGDLAGTVEPHVVDLTDLDAAELIAAGTDVLVNNAGLQLVRPLEDFPPDVFHTVLTVMLEAPFRLIRGALPHMYGQGWGRIVNVSSVHGLRASPYKAAYVAAKHGLEGLSKTAALEGAAHGVTSNCVNPGYVRTPLVEKQLIDQSRAHGLPEDRVLTDVLLRDSAVKRLIEPEEVAEAVAYLCGPQASFMTGASLVLDGGWTAH